A region of Vitis vinifera cultivar Pinot Noir 40024 chromosome 15, ASM3070453v1 DNA encodes the following proteins:
- the LOC104881751 gene encoding lectin — MAWLREGFTSLNLMHYNEGASSSSNIVFLANRTKERWVDRRSGKITYLLHAGSLIESSGAGQECWNLSHWEKTSSIAELKKTHRLHVKGAISMPELTPGVLYEAVYEIKLKRGGYGWEHPVTLTLSVPGERARSRRVNFYELPRGEWIEVKVGEFKTRPGETGQVSFELLQDEAHDKKGLVLKSAIVRPKT; from the exons ATGGCATGGTTGAGGGAAGGATTCACATCATTAAACCTTATGCACTATAATGAAG GTGCCAGCTCCAGTAGTAACATCGTCTTCCTTGCAAACAGGACTAAG GAGCGATGGGTAGACAGAAGATCCGGCAAAATCACCTATTTACTTCATGCGGGATCACTGATTGAAAGTTCTGGTGCCGGACAAGAATGCTGGAACCTTAGTCATTGGGAAAAAACAAG CAGCATTGCGGAACTTAAGAAAACCCATCGCCTCCATGTGAAAGGAGCTATTAGTATGCCGGAGCTGACACCAGGAGTTCTATATGAAGCTGTATATGAAATTAAACTGAAACGTGGGGGATATGGGTGGGAACACCCAGTTACACTGACGCTATCAGTCCCAGGTGAAAGAGCCAGAAGTCGCCGAGTAAACTTTTATGAGCTGCCCAGAGGAGAGTGGATAGAGGTGAAAGTTGGCGAATTCAAAACAAGGCCCGGAGAAACAGGACAAGTGAGCTTCGAACTTCTCCAAGATGAAGCACATGATAAAAAGGGACTGGTGCTTAAAAGCGCAATTGTGCGGCCAAAAACCTGA